From Bacillota bacterium, the proteins below share one genomic window:
- a CDS encoding DUF1385 domain-containing protein: MMLWSLPVERYMTSVPVLSPDDPLAKAVALARAARTGTLPVVQNGRLLGVVAESDIARVMQQGDPHQQQYLPVSAAMTREVISVLPYTPTTRALQIMQEYGFSSLPVMTKDGEYLGTLLRSDVLALTCETVRPPVVGGMATPLGVYLTGGGVRAGAGDLGLFLTGVLLMVLNLLAITLVYSGSLWIQQRTGFPLHALLVSPTASLLDWQDWVGIALRAMPVVLFLLFVRFSPIAGVHAAEHMTVHAIERGEPLDIEYVRRMPRVHPRCGTNLAAGAVIFLTLANLDTGVYQDLTLLFALVATLLAWRPAGNLLQAIFTTRPPNEKQLRNGIEAGKQLLHRYQMQGYRPLTLRERIWNMGILQIAAGMMVVWLSLDILGFSIW, from the coding sequence ATGATGCTTTGGAGCCTGCCTGTGGAACGCTATATGACGAGTGTGCCGGTGCTTTCGCCGGACGACCCGCTGGCGAAGGCGGTTGCGCTGGCGCGAGCGGCTCGCACGGGCACACTTCCGGTGGTGCAAAACGGGCGGCTGCTCGGTGTGGTTGCCGAATCCGATATCGCGCGGGTGATGCAGCAGGGCGACCCGCACCAGCAGCAGTATCTGCCCGTCAGCGCGGCGATGACGCGAGAGGTCATCTCTGTCTTGCCGTACACTCCCACCACGCGTGCCCTGCAGATAATGCAGGAGTACGGCTTCTCCTCCCTGCCGGTGATGACGAAAGACGGCGAATATCTGGGTACCTTACTGAGGTCAGATGTGCTCGCGTTAACGTGCGAGACCGTACGCCCGCCGGTAGTGGGTGGAATGGCCACCCCGCTCGGTGTTTATCTTACCGGCGGAGGTGTACGTGCAGGGGCAGGGGATTTGGGTCTCTTCCTCACGGGTGTGCTGCTGATGGTGCTGAACTTGCTGGCTATCACGCTGGTCTACTCCGGGTCGCTCTGGATCCAGCAGCGCACGGGCTTCCCACTCCATGCCCTGTTGGTTTCGCCCACGGCATCATTGCTGGACTGGCAGGATTGGGTGGGCATTGCGCTGCGCGCCATGCCGGTAGTGCTGTTTCTGCTGTTTGTGCGGTTCTCTCCAATTGCGGGCGTTCACGCGGCAGAGCACATGACGGTACACGCCATTGAGCGGGGTGAGCCGCTGGATATCGAGTACGTGCGTCGTATGCCCCGTGTGCATCCACGATGCGGCACCAACCTTGCGGCGGGGGCGGTCATCTTCCTGACGCTGGCTAATCTGGATACCGGTGTCTATCAGGACCTGACGTTGCTCTTTGCTCTGGTCGCCACCCTGCTTGCCTGGCGTCCTGCCGGCAACCTGTTACAGGCGATATTCACCACGCGCCCCCCGAACGAGAAGCAGCTGCGCAACGGCATTGAAGCGGGCAAACAGCTGCTGCACCGCTACCAGATGCAGGGATACCGTCCGCTGACCCTGCGCGAACGGATATGGAATATGGGCATCCTGCAGATTGCCGCCGGGATGATGGTCGTTTGGCTGTCGCTGGATATCCTGGGCTTCAGTATCTGGTAA
- a CDS encoding Rrf2 family transcriptional regulator → MIRLLDSGVQTEYAVRALAYLAKRGEGAIVTVKELAQEADVSVNFLYAIFKDLEQHGLVHAHRGRERGFSLTRPPSQISYLDILNACEGQIEKKQCLLDHRVMCDCIHPCAAHQAWNLLREMAEQQLAKVTLDKMATHNPPWEQIQLK, encoded by the coding sequence ATGATTCGGCTTCTGGATAGCGGGGTACAAACGGAGTATGCGGTGCGTGCACTTGCCTATCTGGCAAAGCGGGGCGAAGGTGCGATTGTCACCGTCAAAGAGCTTGCTCAGGAGGCAGATGTTTCGGTGAACTTCCTGTACGCTATTTTCAAGGACCTCGAGCAGCACGGTCTGGTGCACGCTCATCGTGGACGCGAGCGTGGCTTTTCGCTGACCCGCCCGCCCAGCCAGATTAGCTACCTGGACATCCTGAATGCCTGTGAGGGGCAAATCGAGAAGAAGCAGTGTCTTCTGGACCACCGTGTGATGTGTGATTGCATCCATCCCTGTGCCGCCCATCAGGCATGGAATCTTCTGCGCGAGATGGCGGAGCAGCAGCTGGCGAAAGTCACGCTGGATAAGATGGCCACGCACAATCCACCGTGGGAGCAAATCCAGCTTAAGTAA
- a CDS encoding DeoR/GlpR family DNA-binding transcription regulator, translated as MFAEERRQQILQHLRQTGKVTVEELSARFGVSAPTIRADLSLLEKQGLLRRTHGGALPVESTLYEPPYAIREMKNLPEKRAIARVAATLVQDEETVLLDAGTTTFEVALQLKQRRGLKVVTNSLAIALELMERKDMEVVLLGGSIHPARRATLGELALHALDVVYVDHAFLSFNGVDVRAGYTSVDFEAAAVKRKMMQHARQVIVVADHAKVGQIAFAQVAPVHTAHLLIVDDGVPPDALSAFEDAGVRVLIAAVT; from the coding sequence ATGTTTGCGGAAGAGCGGCGACAACAGATTTTGCAGCACCTGCGCCAGACGGGCAAGGTGACGGTAGAAGAGTTAAGCGCGCGTTTTGGTGTGTCTGCACCAACTATCCGTGCCGACCTGAGCCTGTTGGAGAAACAGGGGTTACTGCGGCGCACGCATGGCGGCGCATTGCCTGTGGAAAGCACCCTGTATGAGCCTCCATACGCTATTCGCGAGATGAAGAACCTGCCCGAGAAGCGAGCCATCGCGCGGGTGGCGGCTACGCTGGTGCAGGATGAGGAGACGGTGTTGCTGGACGCCGGCACCACCACTTTCGAGGTGGCTCTGCAACTGAAGCAGCGACGGGGGCTGAAGGTCGTCACCAACTCGCTGGCGATTGCGCTGGAGCTGATGGAGCGTAAAGACATGGAGGTGGTGTTGCTGGGCGGAAGCATTCACCCCGCACGCCGCGCTACGCTGGGCGAACTGGCGCTGCACGCTCTGGACGTGGTTTACGTGGACCATGCCTTTCTCTCGTTCAACGGCGTGGACGTACGCGCCGGTTACACCAGTGTGGATTTTGAAGCCGCCGCAGTGAAACGCAAAATGATGCAGCACGCGAGACAGGTCATCGTGGTGGCAGACCATGCGAAGGTCGGGCAAATCGCCTTCGCGCAGGTTGCACCTGTTCACACCGCGCACTTACTGATTGTGGACGACGGTGTTCCCCCCGATGCACTCAGCGCGTTCGAAGATGCGGGCGTGCGAGTGCTGATTGCAGCCGTTACTTAA
- a CDS encoding flavodoxin domain-containing protein translates to MGKVLVLYDTASGNTRKMAELVAKGAESVPNTEVRLKSVDEATADDLLWCDGIAVGTPTNMGTISWRMKQWWDEVGGSIWGKVDGKIGCAFSSSGGWGGGAELACMTVLTVLMNFGFLVFGVTDYVGKQFTLHYGAVLAGEPRSENEIASCQRLGERLAQWVAVYMDGNREAHPLQTRTG, encoded by the coding sequence ATGGGCAAGGTGCTGGTGCTTTACGATACCGCTTCGGGTAACACCCGCAAAATGGCGGAACTGGTGGCAAAGGGAGCCGAGTCCGTACCGAACACGGAGGTTCGGCTGAAAAGCGTGGATGAGGCCACCGCAGACGACCTGCTGTGGTGCGACGGCATCGCCGTAGGAACCCCGACCAATATGGGTACCATTTCGTGGCGCATGAAGCAGTGGTGGGACGAGGTCGGCGGCAGTATCTGGGGCAAGGTGGACGGCAAAATCGGCTGCGCTTTCTCCTCGTCCGGCGGATGGGGCGGCGGTGCCGAACTTGCCTGTATGACCGTCCTGACCGTGTTGATGAACTTCGGATTCCTCGTTTTCGGCGTGACCGACTACGTGGGCAAGCAGTTCACCCTGCACTATGGAGCCGTGCTGGCAGGGGAACCCCGCTCCGAGAACGAGATTGCCTCCTGCCAGCGTCTGGGAGAGCGATTGGCGCAGTGGGTGGCGGTCTACATGGACGGCAACCGCGAGGCGCATCCGCTACAGACCAGAACGGGCTAA
- a CDS encoding dehydrogenase E1 component subunit alpha/beta codes for MAISTKAKKSSDPITQEPKEKLLDYLRTMYEIRFFEEKVYELVRSRQIKGASHLYAGQEAVAVGAVASITRNDMITSTHRGHGHCGAIGNLWCDSEEDRQTHWNKMLAELMGRETGYCRGRGGSMHIADVEKGNLGATGIVGGNIPIAVGAALAESFKQSGAVVLCFFGDGAVNTGSFHESLNLAAVTHDGLPVVFICENNLYAMSMPWHDRSVPEAPYASRVRDVVKRAEAYGIPGFQCNGMDVLDVKEKVSQAVQMCREGKGPVLVEARTYRYFGHSLSDQQRYRTKEELEEYRQRDPILLLRHRMLEAGIATEAEMDAVMEKARQTIDEAERFAKASPFPPAVELFDDLYVPKDPIEFAREREQEEALRARIRPIEDEIRRIAREQAGTPGGATMPKLKKEDAQRLEEKYGVPIKYYNEALAQAHAEEMRRDWRVFVMGEDVGLYGGAYAATRGLWDEFGGRRVIDTPISELAIAGAGAGAAMRGMRPIVEFQYVDFTTLGSDQILHNAAYNRYMFGGKTKVPVVYRSQGGVGRCIAAHHSESMEAWWLYVPGIYLVMPATPYDAKGLLKAAVRDDNPIMFLEHKLLYSGVMGPVPDEDYIIPLGVADIKKPGEDVTIVAYSRMVHVALDAAWDLEEQEGIRCEVIDPRTLHPLDITTIANSVRKTGRVILMSEGWTKGGVANEFLRQILEYRFENGYSGWDYLDMQPVILAAKDVPVPMSETLEDASIPTREDVIAAVHFLCQ; via the coding sequence ATGGCTATCAGCACGAAAGCGAAAAAGAGCAGTGACCCCATCACTCAGGAACCGAAAGAGAAACTGCTGGACTATTTGCGCACCATGTATGAGATACGCTTCTTCGAAGAAAAAGTGTATGAGCTGGTGCGCAGTCGACAAATAAAAGGCGCATCCCACCTGTATGCCGGACAGGAGGCAGTGGCGGTGGGTGCGGTGGCTTCGATTACCCGCAACGATATGATTACCAGTACGCACCGCGGGCACGGGCACTGCGGCGCAATTGGCAACCTGTGGTGCGACAGCGAAGAAGACCGCCAGACGCACTGGAACAAGATGCTGGCGGAGCTGATGGGTCGTGAGACCGGCTACTGTCGCGGACGTGGAGGCTCGATGCATATCGCGGATGTCGAAAAAGGCAATCTCGGCGCGACCGGTATCGTGGGTGGCAATATTCCCATCGCTGTCGGCGCGGCGCTGGCGGAGAGCTTCAAGCAGTCGGGCGCGGTGGTGCTGTGCTTCTTCGGAGATGGTGCGGTGAACACGGGCTCGTTTCACGAATCGCTCAATCTGGCTGCGGTAACGCATGACGGCTTGCCGGTCGTGTTCATCTGTGAGAACAACCTGTATGCCATGTCCATGCCCTGGCATGACCGTAGCGTGCCTGAAGCCCCCTACGCCTCGCGAGTGCGCGATGTGGTGAAACGAGCGGAAGCCTATGGCATTCCGGGCTTCCAGTGCAACGGCATGGACGTGCTGGACGTGAAAGAAAAGGTCTCACAGGCGGTACAGATGTGTCGCGAAGGCAAGGGACCGGTGCTGGTGGAGGCGCGCACCTACCGTTACTTCGGGCACTCGCTGTCCGACCAGCAGCGCTACCGCACCAAAGAGGAGCTGGAGGAGTATCGGCAGCGTGACCCCATCCTGCTGCTGCGTCATCGAATGCTGGAGGCTGGCATCGCCACCGAAGCGGAGATGGACGCCGTGATGGAAAAGGCGCGTCAAACCATCGACGAGGCAGAGCGGTTTGCCAAAGCCAGTCCTTTCCCTCCTGCGGTGGAGCTTTTCGACGACCTCTACGTGCCGAAAGACCCCATCGAGTTCGCCCGCGAGCGCGAGCAAGAAGAGGCGTTGCGTGCCCGCATCCGCCCGATTGAAGACGAAATCCGCCGCATCGCTCGTGAGCAGGCAGGTACTCCGGGCGGCGCAACTATGCCCAAACTGAAAAAAGAGGACGCACAGCGGCTGGAAGAGAAGTATGGCGTCCCCATCAAGTACTACAACGAGGCGCTGGCGCAGGCACACGCGGAAGAGATGCGCCGCGACTGGCGTGTGTTCGTTATGGGCGAGGACGTGGGGCTGTACGGCGGGGCATACGCCGCCACGCGTGGGCTGTGGGATGAGTTCGGCGGTCGACGTGTCATCGACACGCCCATCTCCGAGCTCGCTATCGCCGGTGCAGGTGCAGGTGCGGCAATGCGCGGTATGCGACCGATCGTGGAGTTCCAGTATGTGGACTTCACCACGCTTGGCTCCGACCAGATTCTGCATAATGCCGCGTATAACCGCTACATGTTCGGTGGGAAGACCAAAGTGCCGGTGGTATACCGCTCACAGGGTGGCGTCGGGCGTTGTATCGCGGCGCACCATAGCGAGAGCATGGAGGCGTGGTGGCTGTATGTACCGGGTATCTACCTTGTCATGCCCGCCACGCCATATGATGCCAAGGGCTTGCTGAAAGCGGCGGTGCGCGACGACAACCCCATCATGTTCCTGGAACACAAGCTGCTCTACTCCGGCGTGATGGGACCAGTACCCGATGAGGACTACATCATCCCTCTGGGCGTAGCGGACATCAAAAAGCCCGGCGAGGACGTGACCATCGTGGCGTACTCGCGCATGGTACATGTGGCGCTGGACGCCGCGTGGGATTTGGAGGAGCAGGAAGGCATTCGTTGTGAAGTGATTGACCCGCGCACGCTACACCCGCTGGACATCACCACCATCGCCAACTCGGTACGCAAGACCGGGCGCGTCATCCTGATGTCCGAAGGCTGGACCAAGGGCGGGGTCGCCAACGAGTTCCTGCGACAGATACTGGAGTATCGCTTCGAGAACGGCTACAGCGGCTGGGACTATCTGGACATGCAGCCGGTGATACTGGCGGCGAAGGATGTGCCCGTGCCGATGAGCGAGACGTTAGAGGACGCCTCCATTCCCACCCGCGAAGACGTCATCGCGGCAGTGCATTTCCTGTGCCAGTAG
- a CDS encoding NDP-sugar synthase — MQAVILAGGQGTRLRPLTTRTPKPMVPLFDRPVMEHTLLLLRKHGIQQVFVTLSYRAREIIDYFGGGSRWGMRIHYSIEDEPMGTAGGVRRFASSLHDTFLVISGDAVTDFDLSEAVAFHRRNGAIATMLLYSVEDPTPFGIVETDKDGRIRRFLEKPSANEVFTNTVNTGIYVLEPYALRFVPDDQPFDFSRNLFPRLLANNDPFFGFRAQGYWCDIGNLLQYRQAHFDALTNKVSLDLPAEPVRPGGWIGENAVVDGNVKLEPPFYIGAGTRLQRGAAIGKHAVIGARCLVETEASIHASVVGPGARVGAGTRLTHCVVDSGAHVEARTALNNAVLSVETMAPLASSLPLAA; from the coding sequence ATGCAAGCGGTGATACTTGCGGGAGGACAGGGCACGCGCTTACGTCCATTGACTACGCGCACTCCCAAACCGATGGTACCACTTTTCGACCGCCCTGTGATGGAGCACACGCTGTTGTTGTTAAGAAAGCATGGTATCCAGCAGGTGTTTGTCACGTTGTCCTACAGGGCGCGAGAGATTATCGATTACTTTGGCGGTGGTAGCCGCTGGGGCATGCGCATCCACTACTCCATCGAGGACGAGCCGATGGGGACGGCGGGAGGTGTGCGGCGGTTCGCCAGTTCACTCCACGATACCTTTCTGGTCATCTCTGGCGACGCGGTAACCGACTTCGACCTGAGCGAAGCGGTCGCGTTTCACCGGCGCAACGGAGCCATTGCCACGATGCTCCTGTATTCCGTAGAAGACCCCACGCCCTTCGGCATTGTGGAGACCGACAAGGACGGCAGAATCCGCCGCTTTTTGGAGAAGCCGTCCGCCAATGAGGTCTTCACCAACACGGTGAACACGGGCATTTACGTGCTGGAGCCTTATGCGCTGCGCTTTGTACCGGACGACCAGCCGTTTGACTTCAGTCGAAACCTGTTCCCGCGACTGCTGGCGAACAACGACCCCTTCTTCGGCTTTCGGGCGCAGGGCTACTGGTGCGACATTGGCAACCTGTTGCAGTACCGGCAAGCGCATTTCGACGCGCTCACCAATAAAGTGTCGCTGGACCTGCCTGCAGAGCCTGTGCGCCCCGGCGGCTGGATAGGCGAAAACGCAGTGGTGGACGGTAACGTCAAACTGGAGCCACCCTTCTATATCGGCGCAGGTACGCGGCTGCAGCGTGGGGCTGCCATCGGCAAGCACGCGGTGATAGGAGCGCGTTGTCTGGTGGAAACAGAGGCTTCTATCCATGCTTCTGTGGTGGGCCCCGGTGCACGGGTCGGGGCAGGCACACGTCTCACCCATTGCGTGGTGGACTCCGGCGCGCATGTAGAAGCACGCACCGCTTTGAACAATGCTGTGCTCTCAGTCGAGACTATGGCTCCCCTGGCTTCATCCCTGCCTCTGGCGGCGTAG
- a CDS encoding NAD(P)/FAD-dependent oxidoreductase, with product MTEKQVHVVVLGAGFGGLSAVRQLARNRNVRVTLIDRNNHHLFQPLLYQVAIAGLEAPQIAWPVRAMLRRYPNVRFLMGTVQSVDTLDRRVWVDGKPVSYDYLVVAMGSTSHDYGIPGVGQYALPLKSLGDAMQIRDRVLCAVEEAVRTADPLRRQALLTFAVVGGGPTGVELAGALAELKKHVLARDYPEVGLHEVRVMLIEASDRLLSYLSSSASDYTMQALQQMGVQVLTSSPVQEVTPFGIHIGGSGFLPTYTVIWTAGVRGVALPGLPAGQNGRIPTTPELRVPEAPEVYVVGDLNGLVVDGKLLPQVAPNAKQQGIWAARNILRRIHHEPELPFRYRDKGHLVTIGRHCAVGEVKGLRFTGRVAWLAWLAVHIYYLTGLRNRFMVLANWIYSYFTYDFAVRVIHDKHRFPHPDEVERDTAPDLAARV from the coding sequence ATGACCGAGAAGCAGGTGCATGTGGTGGTTCTGGGAGCGGGGTTCGGTGGACTGAGCGCAGTACGACAGCTTGCCCGCAACCGCAACGTGCGGGTAACGTTGATAGATAGAAACAACCACCACCTTTTCCAACCACTGTTGTATCAGGTGGCAATCGCCGGTCTGGAAGCACCTCAGATTGCGTGGCCTGTTCGCGCCATGCTACGCCGCTATCCCAACGTGCGCTTCCTGATGGGAACGGTGCAGTCGGTGGACACTCTTGACAGGCGTGTTTGGGTGGATGGTAAGCCTGTCTCGTACGACTATCTGGTGGTGGCGATGGGCAGCACTTCGCACGACTACGGCATTCCGGGCGTTGGCCAGTATGCGCTTCCGCTCAAGTCTCTGGGGGATGCCATGCAGATTCGCGATAGAGTACTGTGCGCTGTAGAGGAGGCTGTGCGTACGGCAGACCCTCTACGCCGACAGGCATTGCTCACCTTCGCCGTCGTGGGCGGCGGCCCGACAGGTGTGGAGCTGGCAGGTGCGCTGGCGGAGCTGAAGAAGCATGTGCTGGCACGCGACTATCCAGAGGTTGGCCTGCATGAGGTACGGGTTATGCTGATAGAAGCCAGTGACCGTCTGCTGTCGTACCTGTCGTCTTCCGCTTCGGATTACACGATGCAAGCCCTGCAGCAGATGGGGGTGCAGGTGTTGACCAGCAGCCCCGTACAGGAGGTGACTCCCTTCGGGATACATATCGGCGGCAGCGGCTTCCTGCCCACTTACACCGTCATCTGGACTGCAGGAGTGAGGGGCGTGGCGTTACCCGGCCTCCCGGCTGGGCAGAATGGACGCATTCCCACCACGCCGGAGCTGCGCGTTCCTGAGGCTCCCGAAGTGTATGTGGTGGGCGACCTGAACGGGCTGGTGGTAGATGGGAAGCTATTGCCGCAAGTGGCACCCAACGCGAAGCAGCAGGGCATCTGGGCAGCGCGAAACATCTTGCGACGGATACACCACGAGCCGGAGCTGCCGTTCCGCTACCGCGACAAAGGTCATCTGGTGACCATCGGACGACATTGCGCCGTCGGCGAGGTGAAGGGGCTTCGGTTCACCGGACGAGTGGCGTGGCTCGCGTGGTTAGCGGTGCACATCTACTACCTGACCGGGCTACGCAACCGCTTCATGGTGCTGGCAAACTGGATATACAGCTACTTCACCTACGATTTCGCGGTGCGGGTAATCCATGACAAGCACAGATTCCCGCACCCGGATGAGGTGGAGAGGGACACGGCGCCCGACCTGGCCGCCCGCGTTTAG